In Zingiber officinale cultivar Zhangliang chromosome 8B, Zo_v1.1, whole genome shotgun sequence, a single genomic region encodes these proteins:
- the LOC122014893 gene encoding 14-3-3-like protein: MPPVETPREENVYLAKLAEQAERYEEMVEYMENVVMTINGEELTVEERNLLSVAYKNVIGARRASWRIISSIEQKEESRGNEDHVSLIKDYRAKVEEELSKICEGILKLLDSHLVPSATSAESKVFYLKMKGDYHRYLAEFKTGAERKDEAENTLLAYKSAQDIAFADLASTHPIRLGLALNFSVFYYEILNSPDRACSLAKQAFDEAISELDSLGEESYKDSTLIIQLLRDNLTLWTSDITEDGTDEIKEATKKETGEGL, from the exons ATGCCGCCGGTGGAAACGCCCCGCGAGGAGAATGTTTACTTGGCCAAGCTGGCTGAGCAGGCGGAGAGGTATGAGGAGATGGTGGAGTACATGGAGAATGTGGTGATGACGATCAACGGGGAGGAGCTCACCGTTGAGGAGCGCAACCTCCTCTCAGTAGCCTACAAGAATGTGATTGGAGCTCGTCGGGCGTCCTGGCGGATTATCTCTTCCATCGAGCAGAAGGAGGAGAGCCGTGGCAATGAGGATCATGTTTCTTTGATCAAGGATTATCGAGCCAAGGTCGAGGAAGAACTCAGCAAAATTTGCGAAGGTATCCTGAAGCTGCTTGATTCCCACCTCGTCCCCTCCGCTACCAGTGCAGAATCCAAGGTCTTTTATCTGAAGATGAAGGGTGACTACCACAG GTACCTGGCTGAGTTCAAGACTGGAGCAGAGAGGAAAGACGAAGCTGAAAACACTCTTTTGGCATACAAATCTGCACAA GATATTGCTTTTGCTGATTTGGCTTCTACTCATCCCATAAGGCTGGGGCTGGCACTTAACTTCTCTGTCTTCTACTATGAGATTCTGAACTCACCAGACCGTGCTTGTAGCCTTGCAAAGCAG GCTTTTGATGAGGCTATCTCTGAACTTGATTCTTTGGGAGAAGAATCATACAAAGACAGCACCTTGATAATTCAACTTCTTCGAGACAACTTGACGCTGTGGACCTCCGATATCACG GAGGATGGAACGGATGAGATCAAGGAAGCTACGAAGAAGGAAACAGGCGAGGGCCTGTGA